The following coding sequences are from one Campylobacter sp. RM16187 window:
- the fliW gene encoding flagellar assembly protein FliW produces the protein MVFEVKSPILGFEHIKTMELMELDKFFVKLQSKDDNTSFTMINPYALRNYEFEIPTYYQELMDINDNSELRVYNIMVVSTPIETSTVNFMAPIVCNMTNMTLSQVVLDVYSYPYYKQAEKISDFIQK, from the coding sequence ATGGTATTTGAAGTAAAAAGCCCGATTTTAGGATTTGAGCATATAAAAACTATGGAGCTTATGGAGCTTGATAAATTTTTTGTAAAGCTTCAAAGTAAAGACGATAATACGTCTTTTACCATGATCAATCCTTACGCTTTAAGAAATTATGAATTTGAAATACCTACATATTACCAAGAACTTATGGATATAAACGACAATAGCGAATTAAGAGTATATAACATCATGGTTGTAAGCACCCCGATAGAGACATCTACTGTAAATTTTATGGCTCCTATCGTATGCAATATGACCAATATGACGTTATCCCAGGTGGTTTTAGATGTATATAGCTATCCATACTATAAACAAGCCGAGAAAATTTCAGATTTTATACAAAAGTAA